In Pseudoxanthomonas indica, the following are encoded in one genomic region:
- a CDS encoding SlyX family protein, with protein MPAEPAPDLFLQDRLEQRLVELETRLAFQEHAVNELSEALADARAESGRNAALLMNLLSDLRKLRGDLYADAADEPPPPHY; from the coding sequence ATGCCCGCTGAACCCGCGCCGGATTTGTTCCTGCAGGATCGCCTGGAACAGCGCCTGGTCGAGCTGGAAACCCGGCTCGCCTTCCAGGAGCACGCAGTCAACGAGTTGAGCGAGGCGCTGGCCGATGCCCGCGCCGAAAGTGGCCGCAATGCCGCGTTGTTGATGAACCTGCTCTCCGACCTGCGCAAGCTGCGCGGCGACCTGTATGCCGATGCGGCGGACGAGCCACCGCCGCCGCATTATTGA
- a CDS encoding UDP-glucose dehydrogenase family protein has product MRVAIFGTGYVGLVTGTCLAEVGHDVICVDIDAAKVEGLNNGIIPIYEPGLEPMVKANHASGRLHFTTDAASAISHGEIVFIAVGTPPDEDGSADLQYVLAVARTIGQHIERSTVVVDKSTVPVGTADRVHAAIAEQLRARGVEVPFEVVSNPEFLKEGDAVNDCMRPDRIVIGASSPQAVDKLKRLYGPFNRNHERIVVMDVRSAELTKYAANAMLATKISFMNEIANIAERVGADIEHVRHGIGSDPRIGWHFIYPGAGYGGSCFPKDVQALARTAQQHQYQPRLLDAVEAVNEAQKGHLFELIQRHFDLGEDEGVRGRTFAVWGLAFKPNTDDMREASSRRLLAQLWEAGATVRAYDPEAHEEAKRIFGERDDLVLCDSANAALEGADALVVVTEWKQFRSPDFGRLKATLKDAVIFDGRNLYEPGDVEQAGLAYYGIGRGRSVHAR; this is encoded by the coding sequence ATGCGAGTAGCAATTTTCGGCACGGGCTATGTAGGCCTGGTCACCGGTACCTGCCTGGCGGAAGTCGGCCACGACGTCATTTGCGTGGACATCGACGCCGCCAAGGTGGAAGGTCTGAACAACGGCATCATCCCGATCTATGAGCCCGGGCTGGAGCCGATGGTCAAGGCCAACCATGCTTCGGGCCGACTGCACTTCACTACCGATGCCGCCAGCGCCATTTCGCACGGGGAGATCGTCTTCATCGCGGTCGGCACGCCACCGGATGAGGATGGCAGCGCGGATCTGCAGTACGTGTTGGCCGTGGCCCGCACCATCGGCCAGCACATCGAGCGCTCGACGGTCGTCGTCGACAAATCGACCGTGCCGGTGGGCACCGCCGACCGCGTGCATGCGGCGATTGCCGAACAGCTGCGCGCGCGCGGCGTGGAAGTGCCGTTCGAAGTGGTGTCCAATCCGGAATTCCTGAAGGAAGGTGATGCGGTCAACGACTGCATGCGCCCGGATCGCATCGTCATCGGCGCCAGCAGCCCGCAGGCGGTGGACAAGCTCAAGCGACTCTATGGTCCGTTCAATCGCAATCACGAGCGCATCGTGGTGATGGACGTGCGTTCGGCGGAGCTGACCAAGTACGCGGCGAACGCCATGCTGGCCACCAAGATCAGCTTCATGAATGAAATCGCCAACATCGCCGAGCGGGTGGGCGCCGATATCGAGCACGTGCGTCACGGCATTGGTTCGGACCCGCGCATTGGCTGGCATTTCATCTATCCCGGCGCCGGCTATGGCGGCTCTTGCTTTCCCAAGGACGTGCAAGCCCTGGCCCGCACCGCGCAGCAGCATCAGTACCAGCCGCGCCTGCTCGATGCGGTGGAAGCGGTCAACGAAGCGCAGAAGGGACACCTGTTCGAATTGATCCAGCGCCATTTCGATCTGGGCGAGGATGAAGGCGTGCGCGGCCGCACCTTTGCGGTGTGGGGCCTGGCCTTCAAACCCAATACCGATGACATGCGTGAAGCTTCCAGCCGTCGCCTGCTGGCGCAACTGTGGGAAGCCGGCGCGACGGTGCGTGCTTACGATCCGGAAGCGCACGAGGAAGCCAAGCGCATCTTTGGCGAGCGTGACGATCTGGTGCTGTGCGACTCCGCCAACGCCGCGCTCGAGGGCGCCGATGCGCTGGTCGTGGTCACCGAGTGGAAGCAGTTCCGCAGCCCGGATTTTGGCCGCCTCAAGGCGACCTTGAAGGACGCCGTGATCTTCGACGGCCGCAACCTGTACGAGCCCGGTGACGTCGAGCAGGCAGGCCTGGCCTATTACGGCATCGGCCGCGGACGTTCCGTCCATGCCCGCTGA
- a CDS encoding FKBP-type peptidyl-prolyl cis-trans isomerase has protein sequence MKRSVRGIAAWAAITAMVLGGSVSAQEKTALVTERDKVSYAYGVRVGQAFETIAEFIDLDAFERGLKGAMEGGKPPLTQDEAMATDQALRVNLAVSQGQHIPGMPPGSKPPAVDKTKVGLMLGGMAVGPSLAAVKQDIDVATLMQAARTRLPGAGKALMSDTDAESQLQAFETAMQARAGQRNREEGNKFLAGNKTQKGVITTPSGLQYMVLREGNGARPLPSSRVRVNYVGKLLNGNTFDSSYDRGQPVEFSLTQVIPGWTEGVALMPIGAKYRFWIPSDLAYGPSGAPGGSIPPDATLTFDVELMGILQ, from the coding sequence ATGAAGCGGTCGGTTCGCGGCATTGCCGCATGGGCGGCAATCACGGCAATGGTGTTGGGAGGTAGCGTGTCTGCACAGGAAAAAACGGCGCTGGTCACTGAGCGCGACAAGGTCAGCTACGCCTATGGCGTGCGCGTGGGTCAGGCATTCGAAACCATCGCCGAATTCATCGATCTGGATGCTTTCGAGCGCGGTCTGAAGGGTGCGATGGAAGGTGGCAAGCCGCCGCTGACGCAGGACGAGGCGATGGCCACGGATCAGGCGCTGCGCGTGAACCTGGCCGTCAGCCAGGGCCAGCACATTCCGGGCATGCCGCCGGGCAGCAAGCCGCCGGCCGTCGACAAGACCAAGGTCGGTTTGATGCTGGGTGGCATGGCGGTCGGTCCGTCGCTGGCCGCAGTCAAGCAGGACATCGACGTGGCGACGCTGATGCAGGCTGCGCGTACGCGCCTGCCGGGCGCCGGCAAGGCCTTGATGTCGGACACCGACGCCGAGTCGCAGCTGCAGGCATTTGAAACCGCCATGCAGGCGCGCGCCGGCCAGCGCAATCGCGAGGAAGGCAACAAGTTCCTCGCCGGCAACAAGACCCAGAAAGGTGTGATCACCACGCCGTCCGGACTGCAGTACATGGTGCTGCGCGAAGGCAACGGCGCACGTCCGTTGCCCAGCAGCCGCGTGCGCGTGAACTACGTCGGCAAGTTGCTCAATGGCAACACGTTCGACAGTTCCTACGATCGTGGCCAGCCGGTGGAGTTCAGCCTGACCCAGGTCATTCCCGGCTGGACGGAAGGCGTTGCGCTGATGCCGATTGGCGCCAAGTACCGTTTCTGGATTCCCAGCGACCTGGCCTACGGCCCCAGCGGCGCGCCGGGCGGCTCGATTCCTCCGGACGCTACGCTGACCTTTGACGTCGAATTGATGGGCATTCTGCAATAA
- a CDS encoding glutathione peroxidase → MGLMATVAVAATAWAATLLDVSYRPLAGKEPVKLNEKYGGEVLLIVNTASKCGFTPQYEGLEALQQKYAGQGFAVLGFPSNDFKGQEPGSEAQIQEFCTLTYGVKFPMFEKVHVIGPDATPLYRSLRASTGVEPGWNFHKYLIGRDGKVVANFPSKVTPQDPVLVAAIERELKAPRK, encoded by the coding sequence ATGGGTTTGATGGCCACGGTCGCGGTAGCCGCGACGGCCTGGGCGGCCACTTTGCTGGACGTGAGCTACCGGCCCCTGGCAGGAAAGGAGCCGGTCAAGCTGAACGAAAAATACGGCGGTGAGGTGCTGCTCATCGTCAACACCGCGAGCAAATGCGGTTTCACGCCGCAATACGAGGGTCTGGAGGCGTTGCAGCAGAAATACGCAGGGCAGGGCTTCGCGGTGCTGGGTTTCCCGTCCAACGACTTCAAGGGACAGGAACCAGGCAGCGAAGCGCAGATCCAGGAATTCTGCACGCTCACCTACGGCGTCAAATTCCCCATGTTCGAAAAAGTCCACGTGATCGGTCCCGACGCGACGCCGCTGTATCGATCACTGCGTGCGAGCACCGGGGTGGAACCCGGCTGGAATTTCCACAAGTATCTGATCGGTCGCGACGGCAAGGTGGTGGCGAATTTTCCGAGCAAGGTCACGCCACAGGACCCGGTGCTGGTGGCTGCAATCGAGCGCGAACTGAAGGCGCCGCGCAAGTGA